The following proteins come from a genomic window of Gimesia chilikensis:
- a CDS encoding NAD-dependent epimerase/dehydratase family protein has translation MKVLVTGGGGFLGLYIVEQLVEAGETVRVFCRGEYPRLKELNVETIQGDIRDAAAVERACTGIETVYHTAAVSGIWGPWDYFYGINTQGTLNVLEACQSQGVTRLIYTSSPSVVYDGSAHENASEKLPYSQNFLCHYPHTKMLAEQAVLAANGTRGLATVALRPHLIWGPRDNHLIPRLIQRAKSGRLRQVGTGENLISMSYVENAAAAHLQAAARLYCDSPVGGQAYFINEPEPVVMWTWINQLLALAGLPPVEKRISVKAARRIGSVLEFLYRTLHLPGEPPMTRFLASQLSSSHYYDISRARLDFGYAPLVSFDDAMQRMEPGLQRLAAR, from the coding sequence ATGAAAGTCCTCGTGACCGGGGGAGGCGGCTTCCTGGGGCTCTACATCGTCGAACAACTGGTCGAAGCAGGGGAGACGGTCCGCGTTTTTTGCCGTGGAGAGTATCCTCGCCTCAAGGAGTTGAATGTCGAAACCATCCAGGGGGATATTCGCGACGCTGCTGCAGTAGAGCGAGCCTGTACGGGCATTGAGACGGTCTATCACACGGCAGCCGTTTCCGGCATCTGGGGGCCGTGGGATTATTTCTATGGCATTAACACTCAGGGCACGTTGAATGTTTTGGAAGCCTGCCAGTCACAGGGTGTGACGCGTCTGATTTATACGAGTTCTCCAAGTGTGGTCTACGATGGCTCTGCGCATGAAAATGCCAGTGAGAAACTCCCCTACAGCCAGAACTTTCTCTGTCATTATCCACACACCAAGATGCTGGCTGAGCAGGCTGTCCTGGCGGCCAATGGGACGCGTGGCCTGGCGACCGTTGCTTTGAGACCGCATCTGATCTGGGGCCCGCGTGACAATCATCTGATTCCCCGACTGATTCAGCGAGCGAAATCCGGTCGCTTAAGGCAGGTGGGAACGGGCGAGAACCTGATCTCAATGAGTTATGTCGAAAACGCGGCAGCCGCCCATCTGCAGGCTGCCGCACGTCTGTATTGCGATTCTCCCGTTGGTGGACAGGCCTATTTCATCAATGAACCAGAACCGGTGGTGATGTGGACCTGGATCAATCAACTGTTGGCTTTGGCAGGACTGCCGCCCGTTGAAAAGCGGATTTCGGTCAAGGCCGCCAGGCGGATCGGCAGCGTATTGGAATTTTTGTACCGTACGTTGCACCTTCCAGGAGAGCCGCCGATGACCCGCTTTCTCGCTTCTCAACTGAGCAGTTCTCATTACTATGATATCAGTCGTGCCCGACTTGATTTCGGATATGCACCTCTGGTCAGTTTTGATGACGCGATGCAGCGGATGGAACCGGGACTGCAGCGTCTGGCTGCCCGATAA
- the pckA gene encoding phosphoenolpyruvate carboxykinase (ATP): protein MESFDLSEHGINVDWVMRNPDPSMLYEEAIRYEPGTSISDTGALLAYSGEKTGRSPKDKRVVKHKNSQEDIWWGDVNYPLDQHAFYCNRERATDYLNICPHLYVIDAFAGWDPEYQIKVRVICSRPYHALFMHNMLIRPTEEQLKDFGKPDYVIYNAGTFPANRFTTGMTSKTSVDLSIEDGEIVILGTEYAGEMKKGIFTVMNYLMPKRGILSMHCSATADRQTGRSSVLFGLSGTGKTTLSADPKRYLIGDDEHCWTDNGIFNIEGGCYAKAIYLSRENEPEIFQALRYGAVLENVVYDEAHHHVDFNDTSFTQNTRGAYPIEYMPSAKIPCVADHPTDVIFLTCDAFGVLPPVSKLTPEQAMYHFISGYTAKVAGTEMGVNEPEATFSPCFGGPFLVWHPGKYADLLAEKIRKYNANVWLVNTGWNGGAYGVGNRISLQHTRAIIDAIHSGTLNHAPTEVDPIFGTATVTKCPDVDSKMLVPHNSWADQSAYKETAKKLAHAFNQNFMKYSSGVSEAVLAAAPQV from the coding sequence ATGGAGTCGTTTGATCTGTCGGAGCATGGAATCAATGTAGATTGGGTCATGCGGAACCCTGATCCTTCGATGTTGTACGAAGAAGCCATACGCTATGAGCCGGGAACTTCAATTTCCGATACGGGAGCGCTGCTTGCTTATTCAGGTGAGAAGACCGGTCGTTCCCCCAAAGACAAACGGGTCGTCAAACACAAGAATTCCCAGGAAGATATCTGGTGGGGGGATGTCAATTATCCCCTGGATCAGCATGCCTTCTACTGTAACCGCGAACGGGCAACCGACTATCTCAACATCTGCCCGCATCTCTACGTAATCGATGCGTTTGCAGGCTGGGATCCGGAATACCAGATCAAGGTCCGCGTGATCTGCTCACGTCCGTATCATGCATTATTCATGCACAACATGCTGATTCGTCCGACCGAAGAACAGTTGAAGGATTTCGGAAAGCCGGACTACGTGATTTATAATGCAGGCACATTCCCTGCGAATCGATTCACAACGGGGATGACATCCAAAACCAGTGTCGATTTAAGTATTGAGGATGGTGAGATCGTCATTCTGGGGACCGAGTATGCCGGCGAAATGAAAAAAGGCATCTTCACGGTCATGAACTACCTGATGCCCAAGCGAGGGATTCTCTCAATGCACTGCTCGGCGACCGCCGATCGCCAGACGGGGCGATCCTCGGTGCTCTTCGGTTTGTCGGGAACGGGGAAAACAACGCTTTCTGCTGATCCTAAGCGGTATCTGATTGGAGACGATGAACACTGCTGGACCGATAACGGCATCTTCAATATTGAGGGGGGCTGTTATGCAAAGGCTATCTATCTGTCTCGCGAGAATGAACCGGAAATCTTCCAGGCACTGCGTTATGGGGCGGTACTGGAGAATGTGGTTTATGACGAAGCGCATCACCACGTGGACTTCAATGATACGAGTTTTACGCAAAATACCCGCGGGGCGTATCCGATCGAATATATGCCCAGTGCGAAAATCCCCTGTGTGGCAGATCATCCTACCGATGTGATTTTCCTGACCTGTGATGCGTTTGGCGTACTGCCTCCTGTAAGTAAACTGACCCCGGAGCAGGCGATGTACCACTTTATCAGTGGTTATACTGCGAAAGTGGCTGGCACCGAAATGGGAGTCAACGAACCAGAGGCGACCTTCTCTCCCTGCTTTGGTGGGCCGTTCCTGGTCTGGCATCCCGGTAAATATGCGGATCTGCTGGCGGAGAAAATCCGGAAGTACAATGCCAACGTCTGGCTGGTCAACACCGGCTGGAACGGTGGTGCCTATGGCGTCGGTAATCGAATCAGTCTGCAGCACACGCGTGCGATCATTGACGCGATCCATTCCGGAACACTGAATCACGCTCCGACCGAAGTCGATCCAATCTTCGGCACCGCGACCGTGACCAAATGCCCCGATGTGGATTCTAAAATGCTCGTGCCTCATAACTCCTGGGCGGATCAGAGTGCCTACAAGGAGACCGCGAAAAAACTGGCGCACGCATTCAATCAGAACTTTATGAAGTATTCTTCCGGAGTTTCTGAAGCTGTGCTGGCTGCGGCACCACAGGTTTAA
- a CDS encoding endonuclease V, which translates to MNLALDVYYHPDDSATVAGLLFDDWESDQVAETLLKSIPEVAEYEPGQFYKRELPCLLALIADVKPELETIVIDGYVTLGADQRPGLGTCLYQELGEEIPIIGVAKSRFNQTPSETEILRGNSQNPLFVTALGIPLTEARHKIQTMHGPYRIPTLLKQVDQLCRVEK; encoded by the coding sequence GTGAATCTCGCTTTAGACGTATATTACCATCCGGACGATTCAGCCACAGTCGCAGGACTTCTGTTCGACGACTGGGAATCAGACCAGGTAGCCGAAACGCTCCTCAAATCGATCCCCGAGGTTGCGGAGTATGAACCCGGACAATTCTACAAACGCGAACTCCCCTGCCTGCTGGCTTTGATCGCAGACGTGAAACCCGAACTGGAAACCATCGTCATCGATGGTTACGTCACACTGGGAGCAGACCAGCGTCCTGGACTGGGCACCTGTCTCTATCAGGAACTGGGAGAAGAAATCCCCATCATTGGCGTTGCCAAATCCCGCTTTAATCAGACTCCCTCGGAGACGGAAATCCTGCGCGGCAACAGCCAGAATCCGCTGTTTGTCACCGCACTGGGAATTCCACTGACGGAAGCACGACACAAAATTCAGACCATGCACGGTCCGTATCGTATTCCCACTCTGTTAAAGCAGGTCGATCAACTCTGTCGAGTAGAAAAATAA
- a CDS encoding DUF6940 family protein encodes MWKLQQKSLSEAGMLRFQVVEDSQVVRFADVLELWQEDTEFRLWFTEMLAALPFTAFRWETPPVTASTLSRLFEFVIIDSPTLDRPVDRGAFAEHFSIVPHEAVVSFSNLGRDAILIVPCPASAELDYCHLADFVRRAPQAQVLEFWKTIGSVMQKRVSEQPVWLSTAGAGVAWLHVRLDDRPKYYRYQPYCTLPTSESK; translated from the coding sequence ATGTGGAAGCTTCAACAAAAGTCGCTGTCAGAGGCCGGGATGCTGCGTTTCCAGGTTGTGGAAGATTCACAGGTCGTTCGCTTTGCAGACGTACTGGAGTTGTGGCAGGAAGACACGGAATTCAGACTCTGGTTCACCGAGATGCTGGCAGCACTACCTTTTACGGCTTTCCGCTGGGAGACGCCTCCCGTCACAGCCTCAACTCTAAGTCGCCTTTTTGAGTTTGTGATCATTGACAGCCCCACGCTGGATCGTCCAGTGGACCGTGGTGCGTTTGCCGAGCATTTCTCAATCGTTCCGCATGAAGCTGTTGTGAGTTTTTCGAATCTGGGCCGCGATGCGATCCTGATTGTTCCCTGTCCAGCTTCTGCCGAGCTTGATTACTGTCATCTGGCGGATTTTGTTCGTCGAGCCCCCCAGGCACAGGTGCTGGAATTCTGGAAAACGATCGGCAGTGTCATGCAGAAGCGAGTCAGTGAACAACCTGTCTGGTTAAGTACTGCAGGAGCAGGAGTGGCCTGGCTCCACGTCCGTCTGGATGATCGACCCAAGTATTACCGGTATCAACCGTATTGTACACTTCCGACATCAGAGTCGAAATAA
- a CDS encoding sulfite oxidase-like oxidoreductase — MQNSPDDEKYQAGPPPLPPAPDLDIIVSTDTHRTERIPAGQSRTRKWPVLHATSVPAVNLDTWRLEIGGLVDTPLSYSWEEYQQLPRTRVFADFHCVTRWSRLGNLWEGVSAREIMQRASVQPTARYVIATGYDGDWTTNLPLADFQSEDVLLCDTHDGTPLDPDHGGPLRLIVPLLYAWKSAKWLKRIDFIAEDQPGYWEQCGYHNHGDPWVVDENNPDGERFQSRDHIPPGFEA, encoded by the coding sequence ATGCAGAACAGTCCCGATGACGAAAAATACCAGGCTGGTCCGCCACCGCTGCCCCCAGCTCCCGATTTGGACATTATCGTCAGTACAGATACGCATCGGACTGAACGGATTCCTGCCGGTCAAAGTCGAACGCGCAAATGGCCGGTCCTGCACGCCACCAGTGTGCCCGCCGTAAATCTCGACACCTGGCGACTTGAGATTGGAGGCCTGGTCGACACGCCTCTCTCATACAGTTGGGAAGAATATCAACAGTTACCGCGCACCCGAGTCTTTGCGGACTTCCACTGTGTCACTCGCTGGTCCCGTCTGGGAAATCTCTGGGAGGGGGTTTCAGCGCGTGAGATCATGCAACGAGCAAGCGTACAACCGACGGCCCGCTATGTCATCGCCACCGGTTATGATGGCGACTGGACGACTAACCTTCCCCTGGCCGACTTCCAGTCTGAAGATGTACTGCTCTGTGACACGCACGATGGCACACCCCTCGATCCAGATCATGGAGGTCCACTGCGGCTGATCGTCCCCCTGCTCTACGCCTGGAAAAGTGCCAAGTGGCTCAAACGGATTGATTTCATCGCGGAAGATCAACCGGGCTACTGGGAGCAGTGCGGGTATCACAATCATGGTGATCCCTGGGTGGTCGATGAAAACAATCCTGACGGAGAACGTTTTCAGTCGAGAGACCATATTCCCCCGGGGTTTGAAGCGTAA